In Drosophila suzukii chromosome Y, CBGP_Dsuzu_IsoJpt1.0, whole genome shotgun sequence, the following proteins share a genomic window:
- the LOC139353612 gene encoding mediator of RNA polymerase II transcription subunit 15-like: MEESPEWQAQLRMAEEEEQHPRRAPAALEEQQAQQQQQQAQQQQLNLVADKAAQQQQQQLQQQLQQEIAEAETEPDTVYMIDGRKVKVTRKDGQPFRATIVEQQDGSPVPLAVPVPAGSYPAQYASPALSSADGSPITNLHAVDVVSTPQAQVIVHKTASPQQQQHHQNLCWTKLEDDGAGQEDIKNVLQLQVKQEQRQLDFANEASTVDVSGGGENLVFNLPPGLEIKQTFYTAGVVDGEQLQSPERPANEKASSSMDTTHGRVKKLLLSPVEPKNPTDLPKLA; this comes from the exons CGCCGGCAGCTCTGGAGGAACAACAGgcccaacagcaacagcagcaggcgcagcagcaacagctcaACCTGGTGGCCGACAAA gcagcgcagcaacaacagcagcagctccagcagcaactgcaacaggaGATCGCCGAGGCGGAAACAGAGCCGGacaccgtttacatgatcgaTGGCCGGAAGGTCAAGGTGACGCGCAAGGATGGCCAGCCGTTCCGAGCGACAATAGTTGAGCAGCAGGATGGCAGTCCGGTGCCGCTGGCAGTGCCAGTTCCGGCGGGATCCTATCCGGCGCAATATGCGAGCCCGGCGTTGAGCTCCGCAGATGGATCGCCCATCACGAATTTACATGCCGTGGACGTGGTCAGCACACCGCAGGCCCAGGTGATCGTCCACAAGACGGCGTCCCCG cagcagcaacagcaccatCAGAACCTTTGTTGGACAAAGCTGGAGGACGATGGAGCGGGGCAGGAGGATATAAAGAACGTGCTGCAGCTGCAGGTGAAGCAGGAGCAGCGCCAGCTGGACTTTGCCAACGAGGCATCGACAGTAGATGTCAGCGGTGGTGGCGAAAATCTAGTGTTCAACCTGCCGCCTGGGCTCGAGATTAAGCAAACCTTCTATACCGCGGGCGTGGTCGATGGGGAGCAACTGCAGAGTCCGGAACGCCCAGCAAATGAAAAGGCAAGTTCCTCAATGGACACCACGCATGGAAGG GTCAAGAAGCTCCTCCTATCCCCTGTGGAGCCCAAGAACCCTACCGATCTGCCCAAGCTGGCGTAG